The Mangifera indica cultivar Alphonso chromosome 19, CATAS_Mindica_2.1, whole genome shotgun sequence nucleotide sequence tattataaaatattctttatgagggtttaaaaaaaaaattaataaattgatagaattataacaaaataagcAGGTAGAATTATAGCAAAATCAAGAGTATTTGctctttatattgtttatcatattattattagtaatcttatattatttactgtattatcaatgaaaatagaaaattattaaaattttttattatttatatagattattaaattaacttttttataactttataaAGCTCGTTTGATTTTAAGGTAATACgagtattttaataatctattttttattatttatatttatttgtttgatttatcagtaataattatagtaatattttattactgataaaaatatgatagataataGAAGTGgtgttttaattattacttttactatattaaaagatttttaaattaatttcgattttattataattctatttttatttatttattttaaagataaaaataaaaaatattttagaataattatattaataaatatttaaataatataattatttaaatctatTGAATATCAatctttttaagaatttttttgagataatattttaattttaataataaaatattatttaaatgtgaGGTCACGTTTACAAGAGATACCATAACTTGGCATGTGGAATGTAAACACCATAATATTTTTAGGAAAACTCATCAACTACCTTGAATTAAACGTTCAAGAGGAAATTCAAAGGAAAAGTTACAGGAGTTTTAAGCAGCAGTTTTCAATTCAAAGTTGAGCAAGCACATGAGTAAGTGCTTCACGAGGTCGAAATATCATCTTCATTAATTTGTGTTTCGCCACATCTTGGCTCTTCTCATCAGTCTCAGCCTCTTCCCACTCAAAGCACTGTATCAAGGTCCCCAGCGACAATGCCACAAGTCTATTGGCTAATGTTGATCCAGGGCATATCCTTCTTCCAAAACCAAATGGGACAAATTTAAACcctcccttttctttttcaatctcTTGGAAACGCTCAGGCATGAATTTGTTGGGCTCTGTCCACAACTCGGGGTCCCTGTGCAGGCTATATATGTTCACCATCAACTGCGTGCCGTGCGGGATGTGGTACCCTCCGATCGAGCAGTCCTCCGATGACTCGCGTGGAGGTAAAGTCGATACCACATCAAGTCTGAGGGTCTCATTAATAATGCAATGAAGGAATGGAAGATTAGGAAGGTCCTCCTCATTCAACAGTCTGGATTGTCCAACCACTTTGTCAATCTCGTCCCTTGCTTTCCTCAGGTTCTCTGGATTTGACATGAGCTGTAAAATAGCTGCTTGCATTGTGAGCACCGTCGTGTGTGTGCCCGCTATCAGCATTGCCTGAAAAACCAGTCACCAGCGTCATCAAATGGCTGAAAGAATTCTATATTGAACAAAGCTGATAACGATTGTGTTTGATTTAAAGTTGTTTCGGGCATTACCGCCATATTTCCTTTCATCACTTCATCGATGTAGAATTGGGGTTCGAATTCCTTTAGCTTCAGCATGACATCGATGATGGATTGATCAGTCTGGCTACCGCCACTGCTAACTGAAGGAgttttatttagattttgatGCCCATCAAGCATGGCCTGCAAAAAAGCATCTCTCTTTTTATGTTTGTTGTGGATTTTCTTCTCGGCTCCATGACGTGTCAACCATCTCAGAAATGGAAAGTAGTCACCCAGGGCCAATGGCTCGAAAGGACTAAACCACTGCTTAAGCTCAGCTAATTTGTCTCTGCCTCTGTCTGTGtcgatttcattttcttcaaagcACCTATTACCTGCAACCATCTTCATTATTACATTAAAATCCAGCATGTAAAGAAACGAACTCAGTTCCACTGTCACAACCCCTTGAGAAGATCTTTTGAAGAGATATTTTGTCATGTGTCTAATTTCTTCAGTGCGAATGTTTGAAGACATTTGCAGACGCTTTGGTGAGAATACTTCAACGGCAAAGAAGCGTCTGAGATTGCGCCAGTGATGGCCATACGGAGCTCCAAGGCCAGTGAAGTTGTACTCTAAACCCTTTCTTGAGGGCAACAGCGGACGATTGCTAaagattatatcattttttgagAAGCATTCTTCAATGTCTGCACGGGTGGAGAGTACGAGTACCTGTCTGGAACCCAAGTGCAGAAGAAACAAAGGACCATACTTGTTGCAGAGATCATTAAGAACTTCATGCAAGGGCAATTTGAAGAGCATTTTTATGTAGAGGAAATGACCTATTATAGGAAGACTAGGAGGCCTAGGCAATTTGTTTTTACGTTCAACTCTTTTAGGAACCGTGAGTTGGTAGAGAAGGAGAAGGACGGAGACCAACACAAGGATATAGTGCAGAGCTTCCATGGCGGGGTCAACTAAAACATGAGATATACAATGGAAACATGGCTTTTTATATACAATGGAAATCTTCAATACTATCGACATGAGAGAAATTTGATGTCACTTTCTCTTTAtcgtttttatcatcatcacccTTGGTCGTATGTTGTGCTTCCATTGgtctttttttaagtttacagATATGATCGGCTCTTTCACTCTGACAAACGGCACAAGATACCACATATATAGAAACTGCCTTGGATCGGCTTCTAGAGAGTGAATCACTAGTAATCAACGCTGCCAAGTATGACATGCACTAGACTCTTTGGATTTGTAGAAATAAAAATCGTCTAAAGAAGATGCTTCCGGCATAAGTAAAATTGATTTTACCTTATTACTGTGACCTTAAAAAAAACCTCCTCTTGCTTTCCCTTTTGGAAAGAGGAATTGTGTACTGATCGGCTGTAACCAAGCTTAATTATCTCATATTACTGCTATGACTTTGTCCTCTGTAATTGCATACCATGGAGATGAAAGAGCACATTACAAGACATgatatgtaacatccctccctagaagtactacccatcaaaggagaaatgttacgaattaatattcgtagcgtctatattttttttttctttttaaaaatactttaaaataaacgcatcattaaaagtgtttaggaagtattccaagaaaactaaaaatctagaagcgaacaaaagatgtatatactcatatgaagactcatctgaaagtatctgaaaatagggagtaatcatatgtaactgtaccataatctcaaaagtcaaaagtccataagatcatgctactgtatgcatataataaaaaccagagataacctgctccagctggatctacctacgctgacctgaccctgcctcgcagctacctcgatcacctgtacctgcagtcaggaaagaaaagggagtgagtgataagaacactcagtaaggggaaaaattaagtaaactatc carries:
- the LOC123202915 gene encoding cytochrome P450 81Q32-like, which gives rise to MEALHYILVLVSVLLLLYQLTVPKRVERKNKLPRPPSLPIIGHFLYIKMLFKLPLHEVLNDLCNKYGPLFLLHLGSRQVLVLSTRADIEECFSKNDIIFSNRPLLPSRKGLEYNFTGLGAPYGHHWRNLRRFFAVEVFSPKRLQMSSNIRTEEIRHMTKYLFKRSSQGVVTVELSSFLYMLDFNVIMKMVAGNRCFEENEIDTDRGRDKLAELKQWFSPFEPLALGDYFPFLRWLTRHGAEKKIHNKHKKRDAFLQAMLDGHQNLNKTPSVSSGGSQTDQSIIDVMLKLKEFEPQFYIDEVMKGNMAAMLIAGTHTTVLTMQAAILQLMSNPENLRKARDEIDKVVGQSRLLNEEDLPNLPFLHCIINETLRLDVVSTLPPRESSEDCSIGGYHIPHGTQLMVNIYSLHRDPELWTEPNKFMPERFQEIEKEKGGFKFVPFGFGRRICPGSTLANRLVALSLGTLIQCFEWEEAETDEKSQDVAKHKLMKMIFRPREALTHVLAQL